The proteins below are encoded in one region of Hordeum vulgare subsp. vulgare chromosome 3H, MorexV3_pseudomolecules_assembly, whole genome shotgun sequence:
- the LOC123443848 gene encoding amino-acid permease BAT1 homolog, with translation MTWSKSPAGSCTTAVDGSGDTGQARLRELGYKQELKRDLSLLSNFAFSFTIISVLTGVTTLYNTGLNFGGPATMTFGWFVAGAFTMMVGLSMAEICSSFPTSGGLYYWSARLSGNRWSPFASWITGWFNIVGQWAVTTSVDFSLAQLIQVIILLSTGGNKGGGYLASKYVVIAFHAAILLSHAVINSLPISWLSFFGQFAAAWNMLGVFVLMIAVPAVATERASAKFVFTHFNTDNSAGIHSNLYIFVLGILMSQYTLTGYDASAHMTEETRNADRNGPIGIISAIGISIVVGWGYILGITFAVKDIPYLLSPDNEAGGYAIAQVFYLAFKSRYGSGVGGIVCLGIVAVAIYFCGMSSVTSNSRMAYAFSRDGAMPLSSVWHKVNKHEVPINAVWLSAFVSLCMALPSLGSLVAFQAMVSIATIGLYIAYALPIFFRVTLARKHFVPGPFNLGRYGVLVGWVAVLWVVTITVLFSLPVTYPVTKDTLNYTPVAVGGLFILVLTSWVVSARHWFKGPVTNLSG, from the exons ATGACCTGGAGCAAGTCCCCGGCGGGCAGCTGCACCACTGCCGTCGACGGCTCCGGCGACACCGGCCAGGCCCGCCTCCGCGAGCTCGGCTACAAGCAGGAGCTCAAGCGGGACCTCTC ATTGCTGTCCAACTTCGCCTTCTCCTTCACCATCATCTCGGTGCTGACGGGGGTCACCACGCTGTACAACACCGGCCTCAACTTCGGCGGCCCGGCCACCATGACCTTCGGCTGGTTCGTCGCCGGCGCCTTCACCATGATGGTCGGCCTCTCCATGGCCGAGATCTGCTCCTCTTTCCCCACCTCCGGCGGCCTTTACTACTGGAGCGCGCGCCTATCGGGCAACCGATGGTCGCCCTTCGCCTCATGGATCACCGGATG GTTTAACATCGTTGGCCAG TGGGCGGTCACAACCAGCGTGGACTTCTCGCTGGCGCAGCTGATCCAGGTGATCATCCTTCTCAGCACCGGCGGCAACAAGGGCGGAGGGTACCTGGCGTCCAAGTACGTGGTCATCGCCTTTCACGCCGCCATCCTGCTCAGCCACGCCGTCATCAACAGCCTACCCATCTCATGGCTCTCCTTCTTCGGCCAGTTTGCGGCTGCTTGGAACATGCTAG GTGTCTTTGTGCTGATGATTGCCGTGCCGGCTGTTGCTACCGAGAGAGCCAGTGCCAAGTTTGTCTTCACCCATTTCAACACTGACAACAGCGCTGGAATACACAGCAACCTTTACATCTTTGTCCTGGGGATCCTCATGAGCCAGTACACGCTCACAGGATACGACGCATCAGCGCATATG ACGGAGGAGACCAGGAACGCAGACAGGAACGGCCCCATCGGGATCATCAGCGCCATTGGCATATCCATAGTGGTCGGCTGGGGATACATACTCGGCATCACATTTGCCGTCAAGGACATACCCTACCTGCTCAGCCCTGACAACGAAGCTGGAGGCTACGCCATCGCCCAAGTCTTCTACCTCGCCTTCAAAAGCCGCTACGGCAGCGGCGTCGGCGGCATCGTCTGCCTGGGGATCGTCGCCGTCGCCATATACTTCTGCGGCATGAGCTCGGTCACCAGTAACTCGAG GATGGCATATGCTTTCTCGAGAGACGGAGCGATGCCGCTGTCATCCGTGTggcacaaagtaaacaagcacgaGGTGCCCATCAACGCCGTCTGGCTCTCGGCTTTCGTCTCCCTCTGCATGGCGTTGCCG TCGCTGGGTAGCCTGGTGGCATTCCAGGCCATGGTGTCGATCGCGACGATCGGGCTCTATATCGCGTACGCGCTGCCCATCTTCTTCCGGGTGACGCTGGCGCGCAAGCACTTCGTGCCGGGGCCGTTCAACCTCGGACGGTACGGTGTACTGGTGGGATGGGTGGCCGTGCTCTGGGTGGTGACCATCACCGTGCTCTTCTCGCTGCCGGTGACGTACCCAGTGACCAAGGACACGCTCAACTACACTCCCGTCGCCGTCGGTGGGCTCTTCATTCTCGTGTTGACGTCGTGGGTCGTCAGTGCCAGGCACTGGTTCAAGGGACCAGTCACGAATTTGAGCGGCTAG